Proteins from a genomic interval of Deltaproteobacteria bacterium:
- a CDS encoding tRNA adenosine(34) deaminase TadA: MLDDAKYMELALEQARRAARHGEVPVGAVLVDKKGQILARACNMSLRQCDPTAHAEILVLRQGAERFGSYRLTDTTLYVTIEPCPMCAGAMVLARIGRLAYGAEDPKAGACGTLYNIVQDPRLNHRLEVSRGILAEDCRLLIQTFFQKKRK, from the coding sequence ATGCTTGATGATGCGAAATACATGGAACTGGCCCTTGAGCAGGCCAGGAGGGCAGCCAGGCATGGTGAGGTGCCTGTGGGCGCAGTGCTTGTTGATAAAAAGGGCCAAATACTGGCCAGGGCCTGCAACATGTCCTTAAGACAGTGCGACCCTACGGCTCATGCCGAGATTCTGGTCTTGAGGCAAGGGGCCGAAAGATTCGGCAGCTACAGGCTGACTGACACCACGCTGTATGTTACAATAGAACCTTGCCCCATGTGTGCAGGGGCCATGGTCCTTGCCCGGATCGGGCGGCTGGCGTATGGTGCCGAAGATCCCAAGGCCGGTGCCTGCGGCACGCTTTATAACATTGTTCAAGATCCAAGGCTGAACCACCGCCTTGAGGTAAGCCGTGGCATACTCGCAGAGGATTGCCGGTTGCTGATCCAGACCTTCTTTCAGAAAAAGCGCAAGTAG
- a CDS encoding ABC transporter ATP-binding protein, with protein sequence MPLIDLDGISFQYPNGNRVLEGLSLCLEKGDKIGLLGENGTGKTTLFHIILGLLKPDRGEIYIFGKRRKTEQDFKEIRRAIGLLFQDSDDQLFCPSVIEDVAFGPLNMEMSHKEATERAEQTLEELGISHLRNRVPYQLSGGEKRLVSMATILSMRPEVLLLDEPTTGLDEKTADRLISVLQNYPGKAWMMISQIPSVIQVLTDKCYKMNGGKVDLVSSAKLA encoded by the coding sequence ATGCCGCTGATAGATCTTGATGGGATATCCTTTCAATACCCAAATGGAAACAGGGTACTGGAAGGACTCAGCTTATGCCTGGAAAAGGGTGATAAAATCGGACTCTTAGGAGAAAACGGTACTGGTAAGACAACTTTATTCCACATAATCCTGGGCCTTCTCAAGCCTGACAGAGGTGAAATATATATATTCGGGAAAAGGCGCAAAACAGAGCAGGACTTCAAGGAAATCCGTCGAGCAATCGGCTTGCTCTTCCAGGATTCTGATGACCAGCTCTTCTGCCCGAGCGTGATAGAAGACGTAGCCTTTGGGCCATTAAATATGGAAATGAGCCATAAGGAGGCAACAGAAAGGGCGGAGCAGACACTGGAAGAGCTTGGGATATCCCATCTCAGAAACCGGGTTCCGTATCAACTCTCAGGCGGGGAAAAGCGGCTTGTCTCAATGGCGACCATATTGTCCATGAGGCCTGAGGTCCTTTTGTTGGATGAGCCTACGACCGGTCTTGACGAAAAGACCGCGGATCGCCTCATTTCGGTGCTGCAGAACTATCCGGGAAAGGCCTGGATGATGATCTCGCAGATTCCGTCTGTAATACAAGTATTGACTGATAAGTGTTATAAAATGAATGGCGGAAAAGTGGATCTGGTCTCAAGTGCAAAGTTGGCATGA
- a CDS encoding DUF4198 domain-containing protein yields MESFFKKTALYFFLVVAFIWLAPGICPAHFGVLLPSDDIVEGNESRQITLSCQFMHPFEQGFMELEKPVSFSVLIRGQNKDLLNTLKKQTIDECTTWIGTVGLNRPGDYIFYFIPQPYWEPAEDSYIQHFTKVVVNAFGLEEGWDRPVGLKTEIIPLTRPYGLWTGNLFVGQVLLDGKPAPNSEIEIEFYNRDKKVEAPAAPYITQVVHTDSQGVFSYAMPREGWWGFAALNEASEKMDHEGRKVPVELGAVLWVYTRDMR; encoded by the coding sequence ATGGAATCTTTTTTCAAGAAAACCGCTCTTTATTTTTTTCTGGTTGTCGCCTTTATCTGGCTGGCTCCTGGTATCTGCCCGGCCCATTTCGGGGTATTGTTGCCATCTGATGATATCGTGGAAGGTAATGAATCCCGCCAAATCACCCTTTCGTGCCAATTTATGCACCCTTTTGAGCAGGGATTCATGGAACTCGAAAAGCCCGTGAGTTTTTCAGTGCTCATAAGAGGCCAGAATAAGGACCTGCTGAACACCCTGAAAAAACAGACCATAGATGAGTGTACAACCTGGATCGGAACTGTTGGTCTGAATCGTCCCGGAGACTATATATTTTATTTTATTCCCCAGCCCTATTGGGAGCCTGCGGAAGACTCATATATCCAGCATTTCACCAAAGTAGTCGTAAATGCATTCGGACTGGAGGAGGGCTGGGACCGGCCGGTTGGCCTGAAGACCGAGATCATACCTCTGACCCGGCCCTACGGCCTGTGGACAGGTAATCTCTTTGTCGGACAGGTCCTCCTGGATGGAAAGCCGGCGCCGAACAGTGAGATTGAGATAGAATTTTATAACAGGGACAAGAAAGTTGAGGCCCCGGCAGCCCCGTATATCACGCAGGTAGTACACACAGATTCCCAGGGCGTCTTTTCCTATGCCATGCCGAGAGAGGGATGGTGGGGATTTGCTGCACTCAATGAAGCAAGCGAAAAAATGGACCATGAGGGCAGAAAGGTCCCTGTTGAGCTGGGTGCTGTTTTATGGGTATATACAAGGGATATGAGGTAA
- a CDS encoding recombination protein RecR, which produces MEMSSAFPPALSRLIKNLERLPGVGEKTATRFALQILRWPRAQAQELVRSVAELHDKIGLCSVCFTFSEQDPCPVCANPKRDASIVCVVEDPGDLLALEKAGAFRGRYHVLHGVLAPMEGIGPDQLKIKELLERIQKEDIREVIIAMSSTVAGEATSAFLAEGLKKYGVQVTRIACGIPMGMDLKYADKMTLQKALEARISF; this is translated from the coding sequence ATTGAAATGTCCTCCGCCTTTCCGCCTGCACTTAGCAGGCTTATTAAGAACCTGGAAAGACTTCCGGGAGTCGGTGAAAAGACCGCCACACGCTTTGCCCTCCAGATATTGAGGTGGCCAAGGGCCCAGGCCCAGGAACTGGTAAGATCCGTCGCAGAACTCCACGACAAGATAGGATTATGCTCTGTTTGTTTTACTTTTTCCGAGCAGGATCCATGCCCCGTTTGTGCCAACCCCAAAAGGGATGCCTCTATAGTCTGTGTAGTGGAAGACCCCGGAGACCTGCTGGCCCTGGAAAAGGCCGGGGCCTTCAGGGGACGCTACCATGTGCTGCACGGGGTCCTTGCACCCATGGAAGGGATAGGACCGGATCAGCTGAAGATAAAAGAACTCCTCGAACGTATACAGAAAGAAGATATAAGAGAAGTTATAATTGCAATGAGCAGCACCGTTGCCGGAGAGGCCACTTCAGCATTTCTGGCTGAAGGCCTGAAAAAGTACGGCGTACAGGTTACCCGGATCGCCTGCGGCATACCTATGGGCATGGATCTGAAATATGCAGATAAAATGACATTGCAAAAAGCCCTGGAGGCCAGAATCAGCTTTTGA
- a CDS encoding 50S ribosomal protein L13 translates to MTTPLPKVNEIERKWYVVDASDKVLGRLATQIATRLRGKHKPVFTPHLDTGDFIIVVNADKIRLTGEKLDRKSYYRHSGYLGNLKTTTARKLLKTKPESVIRLAVKRMLPKNRLGRSQLKKLKIYAGPQHPHQAQVPEQLQLNSY, encoded by the coding sequence ATGACAACGCCTCTTCCAAAGGTGAATGAAATTGAACGTAAATGGTATGTAGTAGATGCCAGTGATAAGGTTCTGGGACGCCTGGCAACTCAAATAGCCACGCGACTGAGGGGTAAGCACAAACCTGTTTTCACTCCTCATCTGGATACCGGTGATTTTATTATAGTAGTGAATGCTGACAAGATCAGGCTTACCGGGGAAAAGCTGGACAGGAAATCATATTACAGGCATTCAGGCTATCTTGGAAATCTGAAGACCACTACTGCCCGCAAATTATTGAAGACGAAGCCGGAAAGCGTAATTCGACTGGCGGTTAAACGCATGCTGCCCAAAAACCGCTTGGGACGCAGCCAGCTCAAGAAACTCAAAATCTACGCCGGCCCACAGCATCCACACCAGGCCCAGGTTCCCGAACAACTCCAGCTCAACAGCTACTGA
- a CDS encoding 30S ribosomal protein S9, translating to MEQTRYYATGKRKTARARVWISPGEGRMTANGKPFDEYFDVDTARLIAEQPFVVTNTVGKYDVMIKVKGGGKSGQSEAVRHSIARALIQADEGYRIPLKKAGFLTRDAREKERKKYGLAGARKRYQYSKR from the coding sequence ATGGAACAGACACGCTATTATGCCACCGGCAAGAGAAAGACCGCTAGGGCCCGTGTATGGATATCCCCTGGCGAAGGCAGGATGACAGCCAACGGAAAGCCCTTTGATGAGTACTTTGATGTAGATACCGCTCGTCTCATTGCGGAGCAGCCCTTTGTTGTTACGAATACGGTCGGCAAGTACGATGTCATGATCAAGGTCAAGGGCGGCGGGAAAAGCGGCCAGTCCGAGGCGGTCCGGCACAGTATAGCACGTGCACTCATTCAGGCCGATGAAGGATATCGAATTCCCTTAAAGAAGGCCGGTTTCCTTACCAGAGATGCCAGGGAGAAAGAACGCAAGAAGTACGGACTGGCAGGAGCCAGAAAGCGTTACCAGTACTCCAAGCGTTAG
- the cbiQ gene encoding cobalt ECF transporter T component CbiQ — MTCERFASGDSSLHSADPRIKILLAGVYAIVTVGLESLEGQILAFLGGLLLVTAARLSSKEVFRRLFAVNLFVMILWLILPWTTPGTGLINLGPVVITSEGLDLALSISLKCNAIILANLALLSTSTIFSLAHALAHLRVPSKMVQLFFFSWRYFHVIDSEFHRMKHAIKLRGFEPRSNMHTYRTYAYLIGTLFIKSLERGERVYKAMLCRGFDGTFWLLSHFRFHGRDLFLAGLISAYLFLIIGVEWLNPCR, encoded by the coding sequence ATGACCTGCGAACGTTTTGCCTCAGGAGACTCCTCACTCCATTCCGCAGATCCCAGAATAAAGATACTTCTCGCCGGAGTATACGCCATTGTAACAGTAGGGCTTGAAAGTCTGGAAGGGCAGATCCTTGCCTTTTTGGGCGGCCTGCTCCTGGTAACGGCCGCCCGCCTCTCTTCAAAGGAAGTATTTCGTCGTCTGTTTGCGGTCAATCTCTTTGTCATGATATTGTGGCTTATACTTCCCTGGACAACACCAGGGACCGGCCTTATCAACTTGGGCCCCGTTGTAATTACATCTGAGGGTCTTGACCTCGCTCTGTCAATAAGCCTTAAATGCAATGCAATAATACTGGCAAATCTGGCCCTGCTTTCGACATCGACCATATTTTCACTGGCCCATGCCCTGGCACATCTCCGGGTTCCATCCAAGATGGTTCAACTTTTCTTTTTCTCCTGGAGGTACTTTCACGTTATTGATTCTGAATTCCATCGCATGAAACATGCCATCAAGCTCCGAGGATTTGAACCCAGGTCCAACATGCATACCTATCGAACTTATGCCTATCTCATCGGGACCCTGTTCATCAAAAGCCTTGAAAGGGGCGAGAGGGTTTACAAGGCAATGTTGTGTCGCGGCTTCGACGGCACTTTCTGGCTGCTTTCGCATTTTCGCTTCCATGGCAGAGATCTTTTCCTGGCTGGCCTTATCTCTGCATATCTTTTTCTCATCATTGGGGTTGAGTGGTTAAATCCATGCCGCTGA
- a CDS encoding YbaB/EbfC family nucleoid-associated protein — protein MQPNIKEMMRQAQRLQAKIGQLQSELATREIEASAGGGMVKAVANGKPEIVSITIEKEVVDPEDVEMLQDLVMAAVNEALARSKEMVEGEMAKLTGGLKLPGMS, from the coding sequence ATGCAGCCAAATATCAAGGAAATGATGAGGCAGGCCCAACGCCTCCAGGCCAAGATTGGACAACTCCAAAGTGAACTGGCCACAAGGGAAATAGAGGCCTCTGCAGGAGGCGGGATGGTTAAGGCCGTTGCCAATGGAAAGCCGGAAATAGTATCAATAACCATTGAAAAAGAGGTTGTAGACCCTGAAGATGTAGAAATGCTGCAAGATCTTGTAATGGCAGCGGTAAATGAGGCACTGGCCCGGTCCAAAGAGATGGTGGAAGGAGAAATGGCAAAGCTGACAGGCGGCCTCAAGTTGCCCGGAATGTCCTGA